A genomic stretch from Amia ocellicauda isolate fAmiCal2 chromosome 23, fAmiCal2.hap1, whole genome shotgun sequence includes:
- the ism1 gene encoding isthmin-1, with protein MVRLAAELLLLLGLLLLTLHVTVLRSSPLQPGNVTLKSEQEILQSENNLHDDSSSSTHRSPGERHIRPAHRAAHRPVSKHRTPQDSAGSPVQRDGPGGFLLDLHNFPDLSKADINGQNPNIQVTIEVVDGAEGEPEKELRKENKPSWPSPNWRNWWQLSTSTTRHGDSQQEYNYDSNTDDSNFLKPLGDWERRGGPHQRGFDTKAQPEYDYIDGEGDWSPWSACSVTCGNGNQKRTRPCGYACTATESRTCDMPSCPGIEDTFRTAATEVSLLAGTDDFNATELFGVDTDSCERWMNCKSEFLKKYMLKVANDLPSCPCSYPTEVAYSTADIYDRSMRKDFRWKDASGPKEKLEIYKPTARYCIRSMLTFDSTTLAAQHCCYDDSMKLITRGKGAGSPNLISTEFSADLHYKVDILPWIICKGDWSRYNEVRPPNNGQKCSENPVDEDYGKQLQEAREF; from the exons ATGGTGCGCCTGGCCGCGGAGCTCCTCTTACTGCTGGGACTCCTTCTCCTGACGCTGCACGTCACCGTGTTGCGCAGCAGCCCCCTACAGCCCGGCAATGTGACTTTGAAAAGCGAGCAGGAGATATTGCAGTCAGAG AACAATCTCCATGATGACAGCAGCTCCTCCACACACCGCTCTCCTGGGGAGCGACACATACGCCCTGCGCACCGGGCGGCTCACAGGCCCGTCTCCAAACACCGCACCCCCCAGGACAGTGCCGGCTCACCCGTGCAGAGGGACGGGCCCGGGGGCTTCTTACTGGATCTGCACAACTTCCCTGACCTCTCCAAGGCGGACATAAATGGACAGAACCCCAACATTCAG GTAACGATCGAGGTGGTGGACGGGGCTGAGGGAGAACCGGAGAAGGAGCTGCGGAAGGAGAACAAGCCCAGCTGGCCCTCACCCAACTGGAGGAACTGGTGGCAGCTGTCCACCTCCACCACCCGCCACGGGGACAGCCAGCAAGAGTACAACTACGACAGCAACACCGACGACAGCAACTTCCTGAAGCCACTGGGCGACTGGGAGCGGCGAGGGGGCCCCCACCAGAGGGGCTTCGACACTAAAGCCCAACCCGAGTACG aTTACATTGACGGGGAAGGAGACTGGAGCCCCTGGTCAGCCTGCAGTGTCACCTGTGGGAACGGGAACCAGAAGCGCACTAGGCCGTGTGGGTACGCCTGCACTGCCACCGAGTCTCGGACGTGCGACATGCCCAGCTGCCCAG GAATTGAAGATACCTTTCGAACAGCGGCCACAGAAGTCAGTCTTCTAGCAGGAACGGACGATTTCAACGCCACGGAGCTGTTTGGAGTTG ACACCGACAGCTGCGAGAGATGGATGAACTGTAAAAGCGAATTCCTGAAAAAGTACATGCTCAAAGTGGCCAACGACCTTCCCAGCTGCCCCTGCTCCTACCCGACAGAGGTGGCCTACAGCACGGCCGACATCTACGACCGGAGCATGCGCAAGGATTTCCGCTGGAAGGACGCCAGCGGCCCGAAGGAGAAGCTGGAGATCTACAAGCCCACAGCACGCTACTGTATCCGCTCCATGCTGACCTTTGACAGCACCACGCTGGCGGCACAGCACTGTTGCTACGATGACAGCATGAAACTCATCACCCGCGGCAAAGGGGCGGGCAGTCCCAACCTCATCAGCACCGAGTTCTCCGCCGACCTCCATTACAAAGTGGACATCCTGCCCTGGATTATCTGCAAAGGAGACTGGAGCCGCTACAATGAGGTCCGGCCGCCCAACAACGGGCAGAAGTGCAGCGAAAACCCTGTGGACGAGGACTACGGCAAACAGCTTCAGGAAGCCAGGGAGTTCTGA